The DNA window TCTCGACAATCCATATTTGGACCGGTTGGTCGACAGCTATCGCACTCGGCACGGGAATAAGACATTCGGGAAACAGGAGTTCGCCCGTGGCTTGATTTCGGCCATGCGCGCCGGCGAAACGGTCGGCGTCCTGATGGACACCAACATGACTCCCCCGCAGGGAGTATTCGTGGATTTCTTCGGCATCTCAGCGTGCACGGCCAGTGGCATCGCTCGTGTTGCCCTTCGTACAGATGCCTCCGTGGTCCCGGCATTCACGATCTGGGACCCGATCCTGCGAAAGTACCGCGTGCATTTCGACCCCGCCATCGCGTTGGTGCGCACCAGCAACGACGAAGCCGACGTAGTCACTAATACCGCGAAGTTCACGAAAGTGATTGAAGAGTTCATTCGTAAGTATCCGGACCAGTGGCTGTGGGTACACAAGCGCTGGAAGACGCGTCCGGAAGGTAATCCGCCGCTATACTGAATCAGCATGAAAGCCCAACAAATCGCCGAGGCAACCGGCGCGCGAGTTGTCGGAGACGGTAAGGTTGAGGTCCGCGCAGCCAAAAGCGTAAGTTCTTCGA is part of the Terriglobales bacterium genome and encodes:
- a CDS encoding lysophospholipid acyltransferase family protein — translated: MRHKLEYAPVWLIVTALGLLPLGFARLVGMCIAFAIYVLHGRLRKVGMRNLRMAMPEKTDRERRRILHGVFRTLGRQLADFCHFPYFDAKNISTLAVYEGFECYDSARARGKGVLFLTAHLGGWEIGSFAHSIYGNPMQEVVRPLDNPYLDRLVDSYRTRHGNKTFGKQEFARGLISAMRAGETVGVLMDTNMTPPQGVFVDFFGISACTASGIARVALRTDASVVPAFTIWDPILRKYRVHFDPAIALVRTSNDEADVVTNTAKFTKVIEEFIRKYPDQWLWVHKRWKTRPEGNPPLY